The Microlunatus antarcticus DNA segment GTCGCGCTCGGCGTCGCCGGGGCAGCCGGGGCCCAGGTGTACGCGGCCGTCCGCGACGAGCTGAGCCGCCGTACGGCCGAGCTCGCTCCCGGGCTGGACGTCCAGGTCATCTCCACCGTGCGGATGGGCTTCACCCTCGGCTGGGTCGTCGGGCCGGTCCTCGGCACGGTCGTCGGCAGCGTCCTGGGGCTGCGCGCCGTGCTCTTCATGACCGCCGCGCTCTCGCTCCTGCAGCTCGTCCCGATGATCGGGGTGCGGGCGCCGCGCTTCGTGGCGCCCACCGCGCCGGGCGTCGCTCCGACCCGGCGGGGTTCCCGACGGGCCCTGCTGCCGCTGCTCGCCTTCTGCGGGCTGGTGATGGTCGCGGCCAGCGGGGACACGGTCAAGTTCGCCTACCTGCCGCTCTACATGAGCGAGCAGCTCCACCTCCCGGCGGCGGTCCGGGGCGGCGTCATCGCCCTGCAACCCGTCTGCGAGCTGGCGCTCATGCCGCTGGCGGCGCGGCTGGCCGGCCGGTACGGACCGATGAAGGTCGTCATGGCGGGCACGGTCTGCGCCGTCGCCGCGCACCTCTGCTACGCGACGAGCACGACCGTGGTCGGCCTCGTCGTCGCCCAGGTGCTGCTCTCCGCGATGTGGGCCGGGATGGCCGGCCTCGGGGTGTCCGTGGCCCAGGAGCTCTACCCGAGCGGGGTCGGCGTGGCGTCGTCGACGTTCATGAGCTCGCTGGTCTTCTCCTCGACCTTCGGCGGGCTGCTCGGCAGCGCGTTCGTCTCCGGCCTCGGGATCCCGGGGGTCTTCGTGGTCCCCGCCGTGCTCAGCGCGCTCGCGCTGGTCGGGATGGCGGTCCTGGCTCGCCGCCTCGGCCGCCGTACGCAGGCGCCGGTCGAGGACCTGGTCGGCGCGGGCGTCTAGCGCTCAGGCGCGGGTGCCGCGCACGACGGCGAGCGCCTCGCCGAAGCCGACCGGGCGGCAGCCGTACGCCAGGGCGTGGGCGCGCAGTGCCGGCTCGGCCCGGAACAGGGCCAGCCCGCGCCGGAGGAGGACCGGGACCGGCTTGCGGTGCTCGGAGACGTCGCGGACGAAGCGGAAGAGCAGGGTCTGCAGGCGGGGCCGGTCGAGGTAGATCGCGTCCATCTCCAGGCCGGCCGCGCGGCAGGCCGGGACGAGGTCCGGGGCGAAGAGGCCTTCGGCCACGAACGTCGCTGCGTCCCCGAGCTCGACCGTGCGCAGCCCCGTACGGCGGCTGGTCGCGATGTCGTAGACGGGCACCTCCGCGGACCCGGTCCGGCAGAGCGACACCAGCGCCGCGAGCGCCGCCCCGGCGTCCCAGCTGCCCGGGTCGTCCCAGTCGACGGCGGGGGCCTCGTCGGCCCCCACCGTGGTGGTCGTCCGGGGGTTGGCCGGGTCGTCCTCGTCGCGGTAGAAGTCGTCGAGGTTGACCCGCGGGCAGGCGACCACGGAGACGAGCCGGGACTTGCCGCTCCCCGAGGGACCGGCGAGCAGGACGAGCGCGGGCACCGGGCGATCCTAGGCCCGCCCGGCGCCCGCGGGATCAGGCCGAGACGCGCGCCACCGAGCGCTCGAGGGCGGTGACGGCCTCGTCGAGCTCCTCCGCCGTGACGACCAGCGCCGGGCGGAAGCGGATGGAACGTTCGCCGCAGGGGAGGGCGACGACCTGCTCGTGCTCGAAGAGGTCCACGACCACGGAGTCGCGGGTCGTCCGGTCGGCGAGGTCGACGGCGGCGAAGAGGCCGCGCCCGCGCGGGTTGTCCATGACCGGCGAGCCGGCCGCGACGCGCTGCAGCCCCGCGAGGAGGTGCTCGCCCATGGCCGCGGCGTGCTCGAAGAGCCCGTCCGACTCCATGATCTCGAGCATCCGGCGAGACCGGACCATGTCGACCAGGCCGCCGCCCCAGGTGGAGTTGATCCGGCCCTGGACGACGAAGACGTTCTGCTCGACCTCGTCCACCCGGCCGCCGGCCATGATCCCGCCGACCTGCGCCTTCTTGGAGAACGCGACGACGTCGGGAGTCACGCCGAGCTGCTGGTAGGCCCACGCGTTGCCGGTCGTGCCGACGCCGGTCTGCACCTCGTCGAAGATCATCAGGGCGTCGTGGTCGTGGGCGAGCTGCTTCATCCGCGCGAAGAACTCGGGCCGGACGTGGTTGTCGCCGCCCTCGCCCTGGATCGGCTCGGCGATGAAGGCGGCGATGTCGTGCGGGTGGGCCCGGAACGCGCGCTCGGCCTGCTCCAGCGCGTGCGCCTCGGCGGCCTCGACCTCGTCCAGGTGGTCGGCGAGCGGGAAGCGCACGGCGGGCACGTCGATGCGCGGCCAGTCGAACTTCGGGAAGCGGTCGGTCTTGTTCGGCTCGGTGTTGGTCAGCGACATCGTGTAGCCGCTGCGCCCGTGGAACGCCCGGCTCAGGTGCATGATCTTGGTCCCGAGCTCACGGCTGCGGCCGTGGGACTCGTTCCAGCGGCTCTTCCAGTCGAACGCGACCTTGAGCGCGTTCTCGACGGCGAGCGCCCCGCCCTCGACGAAGAACAGGTGCGGCAGGGCCGGATCGCCCAGCACCCGCGCGAACGTCGCGACGAAGTCGGCGTACGCGGTGCTGTAGACGTCCGGGTTGGCCGGCTTGTGCAGCGCGACCTGGCCGAGCTCGGCGACGAAGCTCGGGTCGTCGGCCAGGCCGGGGTGGTTGAAGCCCAGCGGCGACGACGCGAAGAACGTGTAGAGGTCGAGGTAGCGCCGACCCGTGCGGGAGTCGACGATGCGCGAGCCGCGGCTGCGCTCGAGGTCGACGACGAGGGCGGCGGGGTCGGTCAGGAGGTGCGTGGCGAGCACCTCGTGCACCTCGGCGGGCGTCAGTCGGGTCTGTTCGGCCATGTCTGCTCCTTGGGTCGTGTCTGGCAGAAAGATATCCTGCCAGACCAGAGGAGCGCGGGAAAATCGGCGGGTGAGGCCCCGTACGACAAGAGTTAACCCGGCTGTGGCGGGACCGTCACGTGGGCGGCAGGGCGGCTCGGGGGTCGGCCAGCGGGAACTCGGGGTCCGGGGCGAGCGAGCCGTCGGGTGCGATGTGGTCGAAGATCTGGTGCACCAGCGTCAGGACGTGCGGGTCGTCGACCGTGTAGATCTGCCGGCGGCCGTCCCGGCGGGCGCTGACCAGCCCGGCGAGCCGGAGCTTGGTCAGGTGCTGGCTGGCCGTGGCGATGCTCACCCCGGCCTTCTCCGAGAGGGTGCCGACGTCGTGCTCCCCGGCGGCGGCCAGGGCGACCAGGTGCAGCCGCACCGGCGTCCCGAGCAGGGCGAACGTCCGGGCGGCGACGTCGAGCTGGTCACCGGTGGGCTCGGTCGTCACCCCCTGATCATGCCCGCCGCCCACCCCGGGTCAGGCGTCCGTGGCTCGCGTCACGTCACTTCGATACTTGCGCGAACGACGAAACGTGACAGGGTGGGGGCATGCGCGCGCTCCGACCGGTCCTCCTCTGCCTGCTGCTGGCGGTCCCTGCGGTCGCCCTGCGGCTCACCGGGACCGAGGTGGCCCCGGGCGTGGCCCTGCTGACGTTCGGGATCGCGGTCGTGGCGTCGTCGTTCGTGCTGGCCTGGGCGGCCGAGGCGGCCGAGGTCGACATCGCGGGCGGGCTGGCCATCGCCGTGCTCGCCGTGATCGCCGTGCTGCCCGAGTACGCGGTCGACCTCTACTTCGCCTACACCGCCGGCTCGCGCCCCGAGTACGTGCAGTTCGCCGCCGCCAACATGACCGGCTCGAACCGCCTGCTCCTCGGCCTCGGCTGGTCGCTCGTCGTGCTGCTGGCCCTCTACGTGGCCCGGCGGCGCACCGGCCGCCCGGTGAAGGAGCTCGTCCTCGACCCCGCGTACCGCATCGAGATCGGGTTCCTCGCGCTCGCGTCGCTGCTCGCGCTCGTCGTGCCCGCGACCGGGGAGATCCACCTCTGGCTGGGGCTCGTCCTGCTCGGTGTCTTCGTCTTCTACCTGGTCCGCATGGCGCGCTCGGGCTCCGACGACGAGCACGACCTCGTCGGACCCGCGGCCCGGATCGGCGCCCTGCCCACCCGCACGCGACGCATCACGGTGGTGGCCATGTTCGTGGTGGCCGCGCTGGTCATCCTGGCCTCGGCCGAGCCGTTCGCCGACGCCCTGGTGCACAGCGGCCAGGCGCTGGGGATCGACCAGTTCCTGCTCGTGCAGTGGCTCGCGCCGCTGTCCTCGGAGGCGCCGGAGCTGATCATCGCGATGATCTTCGCGCTGCGGGGCAAGGGCGGGGCCGCCCTCGGCCTGCTCGTGTCGGCCAAGGTCAACCAGTGGACGCTGCTCGTCGGCAGCCTGCCGATCGCCTACCTCGCCGGCGGCGGCTCGACCAGCCTGGTGCTGGACTCCCGCCAGGTCGAGGAGTTCGCCCTGACCGTCGCGCAGACCCTGATGGGGATCGCGGTGCTGATCACGCTGCGCTTCCCGCGCTGGGCCGCGTGGACCCTGCTGGCGCTGTTCGGGATCCAGTTCGGCGTGCCCGGGACGGGTGGCCGGCTGGTCCTGACCGGCGTCTACCTCGTGCTCGCAACGGTCGCGCTGGTGATCAACCGGCACAGCGTCCTGCCCACCCTCGCCGCGCCGTTCCGGCGGACGCAGAGCGTCGTCAGCGCGGCTGCGGCGGACGTCAGAGAGCTTCAGCCGAGCGGATCGGCGGGTCGGTAGGCCTCGCCCACCCCGGCCACGCCGGTCGCTGCCGCGGGAGGCAGCGCGCGACGAGGTCCAGCGCCGCCCGGACCGACGGGCGGGTCGAGGGGTCGGGCGCGGTGAGGCGCTCGACCGCGTCGGCCAGCGCGGCCGAGCCCGGACCCGGCCAACGTCGGGCCAGGGTCTCGCGGAGCACCGCGCCCACGCCGTAGACGTCCATGGCCGCGCTGACCGGCTCGCACGCCTCCATCTCGGGGCTGGCGTAGCCGAGCGTCCCCACGGGACGGCCCGCGGGCTGGCGGCTGCCCAGGCGACGGGAGCTGCCGAGATCGATCAGCACGGCGTGGCCGTCGCGGACCACGACGTTGGCGGGGGTGACGTCGAGGTGGGCGACCCCGCGGGCGTGCAGGGGCAGGAGCGCGCTGAGCAGCTGGCTGCCCAGCAGCGCCGCCGCCCCCGCGGGGATACGACGACGAGCCAGCAGGTCGTCGAGGTCGGAGCCGCCGACGTGCTCCTGCACGACGTACGGCAGCCCGGCGCCGAGGTCGTGGCGGTAGAGGTGCGGGAGGTGCGGGTGGAGGATGCCCTCCAGCGCCCGGACCTCGCGGCCGAGGGACGCCCGGGCGCGCGGGTGGTCGACCTGGTGCGGCCGCGGGAGCTTGACCACGACCGGGGCCCACAGGAGCCCGCACCAGCCCAGCCACGCCTCGCAGCGGCCACCGACCCCCAGCCGGCGCCACGCCTGCACGTCCGGGACCAGGGGTGCTCCCTCCGCCACGACCCAGACCGGGTCGCCGTCGTCGTCGACCTCGGTCGTCGAGGTCCGCTGCTCGACCGTCATCGCCTGCTCTTCCTCGTCAGAGATCTGGGGTGCCCCTCGTGCGTAGGACGGGCCGTCCCGGGGTGGGGACGGCCCGTCGGGTGCGTCAGGAGCGCGAACGGCTCCGGCTCCGGCTGCGGCTCCGGCTGCGCGAGCGGCCGTGCTTCCGGTCGGCCACGAGGGCCTTGATGCGGATGATCTTCATGCGTGTTCACCTCCTCGTGAGCTGGTGGACTGGTCGGACGTGCTGGCGAGCGGGCGTTCCCGGGGTCCGGGGCTGACCGCCCGACCCGTCAGGAGCGCGAACGGCTGCGGCTGCGGGACCGGCTGCGGCTGCGCGAGCGGCCGTGCTTCCGGTCGGCCGCGAGGCGCTTGATGCGGATGATCATGAGGTCATCACCCCCTCCCGGGTCTCGTGGCGGGCGACGGCACCGAGCGGTGCGGTCGAGCTCTGGGTCAGGTGGACGATGCGGTCGGCGACGCGCGCCAGGGCCGGGTCATGGGTCACCAGGAGGGTCGTGCGCCGGGCGGTCGTGGCCCGGACCGCGTCGATCACGTGCGCCGCGGAGGCCGCGTCGAGCGAGGCGGTCGGCTCGTCGAGCAGCACCAGCCGGGCCGGCGAGACGGCGGCCCGCGCCAGGGCGACCCGGCGTCGCTGACCGCCCGACAGCCGCAGGCCGCCCTCGCCCAGCGGGGTGTCGTAGGCCAGCGGCAGCCGGTCCACGAACTCGTCCACGTGGGTCCGGGCGCACGCCTCGACGACCTGGGCCCGGGTCGCGGTCCGCGACCCGAAGGCGACGTTCTGGGCGAGGGTCGCGTCCAGCAGCCAGGGGTCCTGCGGCACGTAGGCGATCTGCTCGCGGACGCTCTGCCGGGTCCAGCGGCGCAGGTCGGTGCCGTCGACCAGGATCGTCCCGGTCTCGGGGTCCCACAGCCGGAGGAGCAGCAGGAGCAGGGTGCTCTTGCCGACCCCGCTCGGGCCGAACAGGCACACGGTCTCGCCGCGCTCGATCGTCAGGTCCACGTCCGCGAGCACCGGGCGCCCGGGCTCGTAGCCGAACCCGACCCCCCGGAACTCCACCGGCCCGAGCAGCGCCGGGGCCACCACGGCCCCGGCCGCGTCGGGTCCCTCCGGCTCGGCCTCGAGGACGTCGTTGATCCGGTCGGCGCTCGCGCCGGCCCGGGCCCAGACGCCGGACAGGCGGGTGAGGGCGCGGACGGGGGAGTAGAGGTCGCGCAGGTAGCCGAGCACCACGAGCAGGCCGCCCGTGCTCAGCGACCCGTTAGTGACCTGGAGGCCGCCGGCGACCAGGACCAGGGCGGCGCCGAGCGCCAGCACGAGGTCGGCGTACGGGGTCCAGCGGGTCTCGACGTCGACGGCGGCGACGTTCGTCCGGAGCAGGTCGGCGTTCGTGCTGCCGAAGTCGCCGACCGCGCGGTCGACGCGGCCGAAGGCCTGGACGGCGACGACGTTGCGGAGCAGGTCGGTCGCCGTCGTGCTCAGCCGACCGGCCGCGGAACGGGCCGCGACCTGGCTGGAGCGGACGCGACGGCGCTGGTGGACGGCCAGCACCGCGAGCAGCGGGACGACGAGCAGGCCGAGCAGCGCGAGCCACGGGTCGAGCGCGACCAGGACGACGGTGACGCCGACGAGCATGAGCACGTCGGGCACGAGGCTGAGCGTCGTGGCCGCGACCGCGTCGAGGACCCGGCCGACGTCCGAGGTGAGCCGGGAGACGACCTCGGCGCTGCGGGTGCCCGCGTGCCAGCGCAGGGAGAGCCGCAGGCTGCGGCTGAGGACGTCGTGGCGCAGACCGGCACCCAGCCGCTCGGCCGTCCGCTCGGCGGAGCGGGTCGCGCCGAGGTCGAGCAGGCTGACCAGCACGCTGGTGAGGAGCGTCGTGACCCCGGCGCCGACCAGCAGGAGCGCGGGGTCGACGCCGGCGAGGACGGGCGGGATGCCGTCACGCTCGATGGCCCAGTCGACGGCGAGCGCCAGCGGCCAGGGCCGGGCGAGCTCCGCCCCCACCTGCAGCACCGACAGGCCGCAGGAGGCGACCAGCGCACGACGGTGCGTTCGGGCCGGCTCCACGACGAGGCGGAGGAGGGAGGAGGTGCTCACGGCATCCACACTCGGTCGGGCCCGGTGCAGCCCGCCATCGGACCTTCGGGCTAGTCCGATCGTCCGACGGCGCGGGGACGTCCGCGGGCTTACGCTCGCTGACCATGGTCGATCCACGACGGCGACGGCGCGCCGACCCGCAGGCGCCCGTGTCCGTGGCCGGCCTCGTGCTGCGGTTCAGCCTGGCCGGGCTCGTGGTGATGGCGCTGCTGGGGACGGTGCTGGCCGTGCTCGCCCGGCAGGCGGGGACCGAGCAGGCGGTCGACTCGGCCCGTCAGGTGGCGTACGTCGCCGGGCGAGGCATCGCCGAGCCCCGCCTCACCGACGCGGTGCTCGCCGGCGACCCCGCGGCCCTGCGTGCGCTCGACGTCGACCTGCACCGCTACGTGCTGCAGGGCTCGCTGGTGCGGGTCAAGCTCTGGCGTGCCGACGGGCGCATCCTCTACTCCGACGAGCCGCGCCTGGTGGGGCAGGGCTTCCCGCTCCAGGAGGACGAGACGGAGGCGCTCGAGCAGGGGCTCGTCGACTCCGAGATCAGCGACCTCTCGGCACCCGAGAACGTCTACGAGCGGCCGTTCGGCAAGCTGCTCGAGGTGTACGTCGGACTCACCTCCGCCAGCGGGGAGCGGCTGCTCTTCGAGGCGTACTTCCGCTACGACGCCGTGGTCACCGCCGCCGAGGCGCAGTGGCGCAAGTACGCGCCGCCCACGCTGGCCGGGCTCCTCGCGCTCCAGCTGGTGCAGATCCCGTTCGCCTGGTCGCTCGCCCGCCGGCTCCAGCGTCAGCAGCGCGAGCGTCAGCGCCTGCTCCAGCGGGCGGTCGACGCCTCCCAGGTGGAGCGACGTCGCATCGCCGGGGACCTGCACGACGGCGTCGTCCAGGACCTGACCGGCCTCACGTACGCCCTCGACGCGGCGCGACTCGGTCCCGACCGGCCGGACGGGCACCGCGAGCTGGTCGGTCGGGCGGCGAAGCAGCTGCGGGCCAGCGTCGCGGACCTGCGCACGCTGCTGGTCGAGATCTACCCGCCGGACCTCGCCGTCGAGGGGCTGCCCGCCGCGCTGACCGATCTCGCCGCGGGGCTGGAGCGCGCGGGTCTCCGCGTGGACCTCGACGTCGAGGACTCCGCCGACCTGCCGCTGGACGTGGCGTCGGTGCTCTTCCGCAGCGGGCAGGAGGTGCTGCGCAACGTCGTCGCGCACAGCGACGCCCGGCACGTCGCCCTGCAGGCCGGTCGGCGCGACGGGGTGGCGAGCCTCGTGGTGGACGACGACGGCCGCGGCTTCGACGCGGCGGACCTCGACCGCCGCTTCGCCGAGGGGCACATCGGGCTGCGGTCGCTGGGCGACCTGATCGACGACTCGGGGGGCACGTTGTCCGTCCGCTCCGCCCCGGGCCAGGGGACGCGCGTCGAGATCGTGGTGCCGGTCGCATGAACGGAACCGGCACCGTCTCCGTGCTGCTGGTCGACGACCACGCCATCGTCCGCGGCGGGCTGCGCGCGCTGCTCTCGACGACCACCGACCTCGTGGTCGTGGGGGAGGCGGGCGACGCCGACGAGGCGGTCCGCCTCGCCCGGGAGCTGCGACCCGACGTCGTGCTGATGGACCTGTCCATGCCCGGGACCGACGGCGTCCGGGCCACGGCGGCCCTGCTGGTCGTGCACCCGGAGGCCCACGTCCTCGTCCTGACCTCGTTGGCCGAGCAGCGCTGGATCCTCGACGCGCTCGAGGCCGGGGCCGAGGGCTACCTCCTCAAGCACAGCGAGCCCGAGGTGATCATGGCCGGCATCCGCGAGGTCGTCGCCGGCGGCTCGCCGTTGGACCCGAAGGCCGCCCGGACGCTCCTGACCAGCCGGCGGTCGGCGCCGGTCCCCGCGTCGACCCGGGCGACCTCGCCGTTGAGCGAGCGCGAGGAGGAGGTGCTGGCCATGGTCGCGGAGGGGCTGCCCAACAAGACGATCGGGCGCCGGCTCGGCATCACCGAGCGCACGGTCAAGGCACACCTCACGAACGTCTTCGCCCGGCTGGGCGTCGCCGACCGCACCCAGGCCGCCCTGTGGCACCAGCGGCGGGACCTGGACGCCGGGTCCTGAGCGCCCCGACCGCGGGCAGGTACTAGCACCTTGGTCCAGCAGACAGCGGCGGTGCACCCGAGGACGCTGGAGGGATGAGCAGGCCCACCCCACCCGTCGACCCCGCACCGGACGTCCGCGGGAGGACCGTGGTGTGGTCGGCGGGCTCGTCCCCGACGCGTGGTCGCAGAGGCTCCGGAAGCGCGTGGCGCGCCGCCGGTCTCGTCCTGGCCTCGGTCGCCGCCGTCCTCACCCTCGCGTACGCGGTGCAGGCCTGGCACGTCATCGCGCCGCCGACCGCGGGAGCCTCCGTCCCCCTGTGGCTGCCGGACGCGCTGCCCGTCGACGAGGCCCGGGCGGTCGACGCCTCCAGGCCGTCGTCGCGGCCGTCCCCGGTCCCCACCGCCGGCCGCGTGTCCCCGGCACCGGTGACCGCCCCCACCTCGGGGCCGCACCCCGTGGCGCCTCGTAGCAGCGAGGCGCACCACGCGGACCGGACGGCGACGGCGGGGCCACGGGCCCTCCGGCGGCTCGTCGTCCGGCTCCCGCTTGGCCTCCGGCTCGGACGACTCCCACCGTCCGACGAGGCACTCGACCTCCTCCTCGAGCGGCCACGGCGGCGGGTCCGACGACGAGGGGTCGAGCGGCTCGTCGGGCGGCGGTGCCGATCACCACGGGTCGAGCGGTGGGGGTGGTGCCGACGACGGTGGCTCGGGCCGCGGCAGCTCGGGGAGCGGGCACTCGAGCGGCAAGGACGGCTCCGGCAAGGGCGGCTCCGACAAGGACGAGTCCGGCAAGGGTGAGTCCGGGAAGGGCCACTCCGGCAAGGACGCCGGCGGCGAGCGCGACGGCGGGAGCGGTGGGTCGGGCTCCTGACGTCCGCGGGTCGTAGTCCCATCGTCCACTGGCGGCTACGACCTCGACGTCTGGAGGATGGCCGGGCCGGCGAGACCTCGCCGCCAGCCCCCCCGAACCCAGGAGCCTCCCGTGCCCCTCGCCCGCCCCCTCGTGCCCGCCCTGCGTGCCGCCCTCGTGGCCACCACCGTCCTCGCCACCGCCGCGCTCGGCGTGGCGACCGCCCCGACCGCCTCGGCCAAGGCGGACCCGACCGGCGACTTCGCCGTGACCGTCAACGGCACCACCTACAACCCCGCGCCGGGCAAGGACGTCAAGCTCAAGGACGTCACCCCCTCGGGACGGATCGCCGTACGCGGCGTCAACGTCCGCTTCGACCTCGACGTGTCGACCTTCGGCGTCTACGACTACACGCTGACCGGAGCACCTTCGGCCGACCGCATGGTCACCACGCCGACCGTCGTCTTCGCGTCGAAGGTGCCCACCCTGACCGCAGCCCAGCGCTCCGGCGCGCGGCTGTCGCAGCTCGAGGTCAGGGACGACACCCTCACCGCGATCCTCACCACCTCGGCCGGCAAGCTCAAGGTCCAGGCAAAGGACGCCCCGGCCGGCGGCATCTTCCAGATGGAGCCGGAGTTCGCCGGTCCGGTGACGCTGACCCACGTGCTCGGCCCGAACCTGTTCTACTTCGTCAACCCGTACACCAACAAGATCAACTTCGGCGACGGCCTGGACCCGGTGACCTCCGGCAGCGGTGCGCACCAGATGCTGCTCGGCAAGGACAGCCCCCAGGTGGCGACGAAGACGAGCCAGGACCGGACCACCACGACGTGGGTCGTCCAGCCCGGCGGACGCCTGGGTGGGGTTCTGGGCGAGGACGCCATCGAGCTCTCGGCGGGCGCCACGAATTGCACCAGCCAGTGCCAGGCGCAGAACCAGGTCCGTGGCTCGCTGCCCGTCCCGCCGCTGCCGACGAACCCGACCCCGATCGGCGGCTGACGCGCCGGCGCTCAGCCCAGGCCGAGCGCGGCCGACATCTCCTGCCGCAGGCGGGTCAGCGTCCCGCTGGCCCGCCTGCGGTCGTCCTCGAGGCCCCGGGTCTGGTCGAGCGGTACCCGCGCCTCGAGGTAGGCCTTGAGCTTGGGCTCGGTCCCGGAGGGCCGGACGACCACCCGGACGGTCGCGCCCTCGAGCCGGACGGCGTCGGTCGGCGGCAGGTCACCCAGGCCCCCCGACAGGTCGGTCACCGCGACCGGCTCGCCGACGAGCGTCGCGGGCGGCCGGGCCCGCAGCCGGGCCATCGCCTGCGTGATCTGGTCGAGGTCCTCGACCCGGACCGAGAGCTGACCGGTCAGCACGACGCCGTACGTCGTCGCGATCTCGTCGAGGCGTTCCGCCAGGGTCGACCCGGCCGCCTTGAGCGCGGAGGTCAGGGCCAGCACCCGGACGAGCGCGGTCATGCCGTCCTTGTCGTGGACCGCGGCGGGGTCGACGCAGTAGCCGATCGCCTCCTCGTAGCCGAAGGCCAGCCCCGGCACACGCCCGATCCACTTGAAGCCGGTCAGCGTCGTGGCGCTCGGCTGCCCGTACGCCGCCGCCACCGTGGCCAGCTGCGTGCTGGAGACGACCGAGCACGCGTACGTGCCGGTGGTCCCGCGGCGCAGCGCGTCCTCGCCGAGCAGCACACCGAGCTCGTCGCCGGTCAGCATCCGCCAGCCCGACCCCGGGAACGAGGCGGCGACGGCGCAGCGGTCGGCGTCGGGGTCGTTCGCCACGACCACGTCGGCGTCGACCCGTTCGCCGAGGGCGAGGGCGAGGTCGATCGCGCCGGGCTCCTCGGGGTTGGGGAAGGCGACGGTGGGGAAGTCCGGGTCGGGCTCGGCCTGCTCGGCCACGACCGACGGCGCGCCGAAGCCGGCCCGGGCCACGACGTCGAGCACGAGGCCGCCGCCCACCCCGTGCAGCGGTGTGTAGGCCCAGCGCAGCGCGCGGGGGGCGTCCGCGTCGACGAGCGAGGCCGCGCGGGCGGCGTAGGCGTCGAGCAGCGGGGCGCCGACGCGGGCGTACGCGTCGCTGCGCCGGACGTGGCCGAGCGGGTGGCGGGCCACGTCGTCGATGCGGGCGGCGATCTCGGCGTCCGCGGGCGGCACGATCTGGGAGCCGTCGGCGAGGTAGACCTTGTAGCCGTTGTCCTCGCGGGGGTTGTGCGACGCGGTGACGACGACGCCGGCGACGCAGCCGAGGTGCAGGATGCCGAAGGCCACGACCGGGGTCGGCACGGGACCCGCGGTCACCACGGCCTCGAACCCGGCGGCCGCCAGCACCTCGCCGGTGTCGCGGGCGAACCGTTCCGAGCCGTGCCGGGCGTCGTAGCCGACCAGCACCTTCGTGCCGTGCGCGTCGCGCAGCGCGACCTGGTCGCGCAGGTAGGCGGCGAGGCCGGCCGCGGCCTGGGTGACGACGACGCGGTTCATGCGGTTCGGGCCGGGACCGAGCCGGCCGCGCAGCCCGGCGGTGCCGAAGGCGAGCCGACCGGTGAACGACTCGGTCAGCTCGGCGAGGGCCTGGGCGTCGCCGCTCTCGGCCGACTGCAGCAGCCGTTCGGCCTCGGCGCGGGTCTGCGGGTCGGGGTCCTGCGCGGACCAGGCCTCGACGGCCTCGCGCAGGGTCGGCGGGACGGTGCTCACGCGGACCTCCTCAGAGCGCGGCGGCGATGCCGGCGAGCAGGCTCCGGAGGCGCGGTGCGGCGGCGGCGCCGGCCTCGAGCACCTCCTCGTGGTGCAGCGGCGTGGGGGAGATGCCGGCGGCCAGGTTGGTCACCAGGCTCAGCCCGAGCACCTCCGCGCCGAGCTCGCGGGCGGCGATGGTCTCGAGGCCCGTCGACATCCCGACGAGGTCGGCGCCGAGCACGCCGGCCATGAGGACCTCCGACGGGGTCTCGAAGGACGGGCCGTGGAACTGCGCGTAGACGCCCTCGGGCAGGCCGGGGTCGACGGTGCGGGCGAGGTCGCGCAGCCGCTTCGAGTAGCCCTCGGTCATGTCGATGAACCGGGCCCCGACGAGCGGGTTGGCCCCGGTGAGGTTGATGTGGTCGCGCATCAGCACGACGGTGCCGGCGGGACGGTCGAGCTTGAGCCCGCCGCAGCCGTTGGTCAGCACGACGGTCGTCGCACCTGCGGCGATCGCGGT contains these protein-coding regions:
- the lat gene encoding L-lysine 6-transaminase yields the protein MAEQTRLTPAEVHEVLATHLLTDPAALVVDLERSRGSRIVDSRTGRRYLDLYTFFASSPLGFNHPGLADDPSFVAELGQVALHKPANPDVYSTAYADFVATFARVLGDPALPHLFFVEGGALAVENALKVAFDWKSRWNESHGRSRELGTKIMHLSRAFHGRSGYTMSLTNTEPNKTDRFPKFDWPRIDVPAVRFPLADHLDEVEAAEAHALEQAERAFRAHPHDIAAFIAEPIQGEGGDNHVRPEFFARMKQLAHDHDALMIFDEVQTGVGTTGNAWAYQQLGVTPDVVAFSKKAQVGGIMAGGRVDEVEQNVFVVQGRINSTWGGGLVDMVRSRRMLEIMESDGLFEHAAAMGEHLLAGLQRVAAGSPVMDNPRGRGLFAAVDLADRTTRDSVVVDLFEHEQVVALPCGERSIRFRPALVVTAEELDEAVTALERSVARVSA
- a CDS encoding uridine kinase family protein is translated as MPALVLLAGPSGSGKSRLVSVVACPRVNLDDFYRDEDDPANPRTTTTVGADEAPAVDWDDPGSWDAGAALAALVSLCRTGSAEVPVYDIATSRRTGLRTVELGDAATFVAEGLFAPDLVPACRAAGLEMDAIYLDRPRLQTLLFRFVRDVSEHRKPVPVLLRRGLALFRAEPALRAHALAYGCRPVGFGEALAVVRGTRA
- a CDS encoding serine/threonine-protein kinase gives rise to the protein MTVEQRTSTTEVDDDGDPVWVVAEGAPLVPDVQAWRRLGVGGRCEAWLGWCGLLWAPVVVKLPRPHQVDHPRARASLGREVRALEGILHPHLPHLYRHDLGAGLPYVVQEHVGGSDLDDLLARRRIPAGAAALLGSQLLSALLPLHARGVAHLDVTPANVVVRDGHAVLIDLGSSRRLGSRQPAGRPVGTLGYASPEMEACEPVSAAMDVYGVGAVLRETLARRWPGPGSAALADAVERLTAPDPSTRPSVRAALDLVARCLPRQRPAWPGWARPTDPPIRSAEAL
- a CDS encoding MFS transporter; its protein translation is MLSGMATSAAVPQLTTFFVTELGATLPQAGLYYLTNVTAPVVGFALGRLSDQRPDRLTLFRLGAVVGAVGWTAMGLVTSLWMPFVISVVALGVAGAAGAQVYAAVRDELSRRTAELAPGLDVQVISTVRMGFTLGWVVGPVLGTVVGSVLGLRAVLFMTAALSLLQLVPMIGVRAPRFVAPTAPGVAPTRRGSRRALLPLLAFCGLVMVAASGDTVKFAYLPLYMSEQLHLPAAVRGGVIALQPVCELALMPLAARLAGRYGPMKVVMAGTVCAVAAHLCYATSTTVVGLVVAQVLLSAMWAGMAGLGVSVAQELYPSGVGVASSTFMSSLVFSSTFGGLLGSAFVSGLGIPGVFVVPAVLSALALVGMAVLARRLGRRTQAPVEDLVGAGV
- a CDS encoding ArsR/SmtB family transcription factor — translated: MTTEPTGDQLDVAARTFALLGTPVRLHLVALAAAGEHDVGTLSEKAGVSIATASQHLTKLRLAGLVSARRDGRRQIYTVDDPHVLTLVHQIFDHIAPDGSLAPDPEFPLADPRAALPPT
- a CDS encoding sodium/calcium exchanger protein, which encodes MRALRPVLLCLLLAVPAVALRLTGTEVAPGVALLTFGIAVVASSFVLAWAAEAAEVDIAGGLAIAVLAVIAVLPEYAVDLYFAYTAGSRPEYVQFAAANMTGSNRLLLGLGWSLVVLLALYVARRRTGRPVKELVLDPAYRIEIGFLALASLLALVVPATGEIHLWLGLVLLGVFVFYLVRMARSGSDDEHDLVGPAARIGALPTRTRRITVVAMFVVAALVILASAEPFADALVHSGQALGIDQFLLVQWLAPLSSEAPELIIAMIFALRGKGGAALGLLVSAKVNQWTLLVGSLPIAYLAGGGSTSLVLDSRQVEEFALTVAQTLMGIAVLITLRFPRWAAWTLLALFGIQFGVPGTGGRLVLTGVYLVLATVALVINRHSVLPTLAAPFRRTQSVVSAAAADVRELQPSGSAGR